One window from the genome of Hemiscyllium ocellatum isolate sHemOce1 chromosome 28, sHemOce1.pat.X.cur, whole genome shotgun sequence encodes:
- the LOC132829242 gene encoding uncharacterized protein LOC132829242 — protein MAKFNPKVFDSDVHRKQGSAVPVTTQSTFSESLSPKAVTKGGLPLRLDSNINVFKQEDCKPTSGFKPGAQPGMRSQVALKFLSDVSKAPQTEKERSSICTVGSTPLLTNTGGHQGFPDTPWPCQDSATGPSSKTEALRQNLMLKLQPASSGNWKNYQVPGVRYPVSQRKETADKDLMIPKQRTLPSMTRPMPVKPHRPPRVNLQKYQRETETRSVTSSVLPLAVQPHAHHLFIPLSPEDIQNAHLQIVKNNRQPMCQQQEQNEYDDVEPVGIVGKKLKGLNIHPPIPPFKPDSMMEEEMYDDITVIPNEFPDPPPEFSIIYDDVGNTGRYCNN, from the exons ATGGCAAAGTTTAACCCCAAGGTATTTGACAGTGATGTGCATCGCAAGCAGGGTTCTGCTGTTCCAGTCACAACTCAGTCTACTTTCAGCGAAAGCCTGTCACCCAAAGCCGTAACTAAGGGAGGGCTTCCTCTCAGACTGGACAGTAACATCAATGTCTTCAAACAGGAAGACTGTAAACCAACCTCAGGCTTCAAACCAGGAGCTCAACCAGGAATGAGAAGTCAAGTGGCTTTGAAATTTTTATCTGATGTCTCAAAGGCTCCGCAGACTGAGAAGGAACGTAGCAGCATTTGCACCGTGGGATCTACTCCTCTTCTCACTAACACTGGAGGTCACCAGGGATTTCCTGACACACCGTGGCCATGCCAAGACTCTGCAACAGGGCCTAGCAGCAAGACTGAGGCCTTGCGGCAAAACCTAATGCTGAAGTTACAGCCTGCTAGCTCAGGAAACTGGAAGAATTACCAGGTGCCTGGGGTCAGATATCCGGTGAGTCAGAGAAAAGAAACTGCAGACAAAGATCTTATGATCCCCAAACAAAGAACTCTCCCATCCATGACTAGGCCAATGCCAGTGAAACCACACCGTCCACCTAGAGTCAACCTACAGAAGtaccagagagagacagaaactcgGTCTGTTACATCATCGGTGCTCCCACTAG CAGTCCAGCCACATGCTCATCACCTGTTCATACCTCTGTCTCCAGAAGATATTCAGAACGCCCACCTACAAATCGTGAAAAATAACAGACAGCCCAT GTGTCAGCAACAAGAACAGAATGAATATGATGATGTGGAGCCAGTGGGGATAGTTGGGAAGAAGCTGAAGGGACTCAATATCCATCCCCCAATCCCACCTTTCAAACCAGACAGCATGATGGAAG AGGAAATGTACGATGACATTACCGTGATCCCCAATGAGTTTCCTGACCCTCCACCAGAATTCAG